From Musa acuminata AAA Group cultivar baxijiao chromosome BXJ3-8, Cavendish_Baxijiao_AAA, whole genome shotgun sequence, one genomic window encodes:
- the LOC135644926 gene encoding uncharacterized protein LOC135644926 isoform X1 has translation MPRVDPSTVALPRRLLNFGGFFFVVCFFSSSSVNASVHSYIGKKFAPKGNAFVLHGGSEGLFASLPDPNATAGLGDAFIRFEKITFTRMEQSVENSKSTDPIVVQAIIFEVEDRETIGGSAYGGQRAVCCTPDLAKLGACTQGKVIYRPSSRNPNWPQVLAATFNGKDLVATLPSQSIPITRTGMYNLYFIYCDPALNGLVIDGNTVWKNPTGYLPGRMAPLMNFYGFMSLAFVILGIFWFSQYVRFWREVLPLQNCITFVIALGMFEMTLWYFEYAKFNETGFRPMGITFWAVTFGTVKRTVSRIIILVVSMGFGVVRPTLGGLTSKVIMLGATFFLASEILELVENVGAVSDLAGKARLILVLPVAFLDAFFILWIFTSLSKTLDKLQARRLMAKLDIYRKFTNALVVAVVVSVCWIGYELYFKSTDVYNEQWQNAWIISAFWQVLSFALLCVIAALWAPSQNSMRYAYSDDGTEDFEREDSLFLIKPGPIPSKDARSSASLMEAKVTVSTNATASHDEDREEDKRE, from the exons ATGCCGCGTGTCGATCCCTCCACTGTTGCTCTTCCTCGTCGTCTCcttaatttcggtggtttcttctTCGTCGTCTGCTTCTTCTCATCGTCATCCGTCAACGCCTCGGTGCACAGCTACATTGGCAAGAAGTTCGCGCCCAAGGGCAATGCGTTCGTCCTCCATGGCGGCAGCGAGGGCCTCTTCGCCTCCCTCCCCGATCCCAATGCCACCGCCGGCCTCGGGGACGCCTTCATCCG CTTCGAGAAGATCACTTTCACACGGATGGAGCAATCTGTAGAAAATAGTAAAAGTACTGATCCCATTGTGGTGCAAGCCATCATATTTGAAGTAGAAGATCGGGAGACAATTGGTGGTTCAGCTTATGGTGGTCAGCGAGCTGTTTGCTGCACACCAGATCTGGCAAAATTAGGTGCTTGCACTCAGGGCAAAGTCATCTACCGACCCTCCTCTCGAAACCCTAACTGGCCTCAAGTGCTTGCTGCTACTTTTAATGGAAAGGATCTTGTTGCAACATTGCCATCCCAGAGCATACCCATCACAAGAACTGGGATGTATAACCTGTATTTTATATATTGTGATCCAGCACTCAATGGGTTGGTCATAGATGGGAATACCGTGTGGAAAAATCCCACTGGATACCTTCCAGGAAGAATGGCTCCTCTCATGAACTTTTATGGATTCATGTCTCTTGCATtcgtgatacttggaatattttggtTTTCCCAGTATGTGAGATTTTGGAGGGAGGTTCTTCCACTTCAGAACTGTATAACATTTGTCATCGCATTGGGAATGTTTGAAATGACATTGTGGTATTTTGAGTATGCTAAATTTAATGAAACTGGATTCAGACCAATGGGGATCACCTTTTGGGCAGTAACCTTTGGTACAGTTAAAAGAACAGTGTCACGGATAATTATTCTTGTTGTTTCAATGGGGTTCGGAGTTGTCAGGCCTACTCTGGGAGGTCTCACTTCTAAGGTGATTATGCTTGGAGCAACATTTTTTCTAGCATCTGAGATACTTGAGTTGGTAGAGAATGTTGGTGCTGTAAGCGATCTTGCCGGAAAAGCAAGATTGATTTTGGTTCTTCCTGTGGCATTCTTGGATGCATTTTTTATTCTTTGGATATTTACTTCTCTTTCCAAGACTCTGGACAAACTCCAG GCAAGACGATTGATGGCCAAGTTAGATATTTATAGGAAATTCACGAATGCATTGGTTGTAGCTGTTGTTGTATCTGTTTGTTGGATTGGCTATGAG CTTTATTTCAAGTCAACTGATGTATATAACGAGCAGTGGCAGAATGCCTGGATTATTTCTGCCTTTTGGCAGGTCCTCTCCTTTGCTCTTCTCTGTGTGATTGCAGCTCTTTGGGCACCCTCTCAAAACTCAATGAG ATATGCTTACTCAGATGATGGAACTGAAGATTTTGAGCGAGAGGATTCACTTTTTCTAATAAAGCCAGGACCAATTCCTTCGAAGGATGCTCGTAGTTCTGCCAGTCTGATGGAGGCTAAAGTAACTGTGAGCACCAATGCTACTGCCTCACACGATGAGGACCGCGAAGAAGATAAAAGGGAGTAG
- the LOC135644342 gene encoding serine/threonine-protein phosphatase PP1 isozyme 2-like, translating to MEGSGFDDLIQRLMDAKKSKASGKKVQLSELEIRSLCATAKGVFLSQPVLLELEAPINICGDVHGQFSDLLRLFEYGGVPPTSNYLFLGDYVDRGKQSIETICLLLAYKIKYPDNFFLLRGNHECASINRIYGFYDECKRRFSVRLWRLFTDCFNCLPVAAIVDDKIFCMHGGLSPELQSMDQVREIERPVDVPDQGLLCDLLWSDPDREIKGWADNDRGVSYTFGADRVAEFLRKHDLDLICRAHQVVEDGYEFFADRQLVTIFSAPNYCGEFNNAGALMSVDASLLCSFQILKPYRGKPGGVSG from the exons ATGGAAGGCAGCGGCTTCGATGATCTGATACAGAGGCTGATGGACGCCAAGAAGAGCAAGGCCAGCGGGAAGAAGGTGCAGCTCAGCGAGCTGGAGATCCGCAGCCTCTGCGCCACCGCCAAGGGCGTCTTCCTCAGCCAGCCCGTCCTCCTCGAGCTGGAGGCGCCGATCAACATCTGCG GCGACGTGCATGGGCAGTTCTCGGACCTGCTCCGGCTGTTCGAGTACGGTGGCGTGCCGCCCACCTCCAACTACCTCTTCCTCGGGGACTACGTCGACCGGGGGAAGCAGAGCATCGAGACCATCTGCCTCCTGCTCGCCTACAAGATCAAGTACCCCGACAACTTCTTCCTCCTCCGCGGCAACCACGAGTGCGCCTCCATCAACCGCATCTACGGCTTCTACGACGAGTGCAAGCGCCGGTTCAGCGTCCGCCTCTGGAGGCTCTTCACCGACTGCTTCAACTGCCTGCCGGTGGCGGCCATCGTGGACGACAAGATCTTCTGCATGCATGGCGGGCTGTCGCCGGAGCTGCAGAGCATGGACCAGGTGAGGGAGATCGAGAGGCCGGTGGACGTGCCGGACCAGGGGCTGCTGTGCGACCTGCTGTGGTCGGATCCCGACCGGGAGATCAAGGGGTGGGCGGACAACGACCGAGGGGTCTCCTACACGTTTGGTGCGGACAGGGTGGCGGAGTTCCTGAGGAAGCATGACCTCGACCTCATTTGCCGAGCTCATCAA GTTGTGGAAGATGGGTATGAATTCTTTGCAGACAGGCAACTGGTGACCATCTTCTCAGCTCCAAACTACTGTGGAGAGTTCAACAATGCTGGAGCACTAATGAGTGTGGATGCAAGCTTGCTCTGCTCATTCCAAATCCTCAAGCCTTACAGAGGAAAGCCAGGGGGAGTGAGTGGCTGA
- the LOC103996350 gene encoding E3 ubiquitin-protein ligase AIP2: MNEIMGSEQAVMEELQALQRKLGKKQSFEEAVSSIASLVRSRYPSASPSLRKSMYSTVCRVATVLQTRYTAPGFWLLGLRLFEEVENLVTEPSEKQNMTKCIARAQENLNEMETEVTLSDRRTTESRYLFEGHLTVDPEPALPAWLVAQNLLTTLAVAQDWASVSESSRGQEENSNTTESARGDELPGSVRELINNMQEIGGFLDLDNAIEASLQEIGAGPQRPPPASKEVVANLPVVTVTEEIMARLGSETECAVCRENLAIGDKMQELPCKHLFHPPCLKPWLDEHNSCPICRHELRTDDHAYESWKEREREAEEERKGAANALRGGEFMYV; the protein is encoded by the exons ATGAACGAAATCATGGGCTCGGAGCAGGCGGTGATGGAGGAGTTGCAGGCGCTGCAGAGGAAGCTCGGGAAGAAACAATCGTTCGAGGAGGCGGTCTCCTCCATCGCATCCCTCGTCCGCAGTCGATACCCCTCCGCTTCCCCATCCCTCCGCAAATCG ATGTATTCTACAGTTTGCCGAGTTGCAACTGTTCTTCAGACTAGGTATACAGCACCTGGATTCTGGCTTCTTGGCCTAAGGCTTTTTGAAGAAGTGGAGAACCTAGTTACTGAGCCGTCTGAAAAGCAAAATATGACAAAATGCATTGCCAGAGCACAGGAGAATCTAAATGAGATGGAAACAGAAGTTACATTGTCAGACAGGAGAACCACTG AATCTAGATATCTTTTTGAAGGGCATCTGACTGTGGATCCTGAACCAGCACTTCCTGCATGGCTTGTAGCACAGAACTTGCTTACTACTCTTGCTGTTGCTCAAGATTGGGCTTCTGTATCTGAATCTTCTAGAGGTCAGGAGGAAAACAGTAATACAACTGAAAGTGCTAGAGGGGATGAACTTCCTGGTTCTGTCAGAGAGTTAATAAACAATATGCAAGAGATAGGTGGTTTTCTGGACCTCGATAATGCCATTGAAGCTTCTTTACAA GAAATTGGTGCTGGGCCGCAGAGACCACCACCTGCTTCAAAAGAAGTCGTTGCTAATCTACCTGTTGTTACTGTGACCGAAGAAATCATGGCTAGGTTAGGCAGCGAAACAGAGTGTGCAGTTTGCCGGGAGAACTTGGCCATAGGGGACAAAATGCAGGAGTTACCTTGCAAGCATCTGTTCCATCCACCTTGTTTGAAACCATGGCTG GACGAACACAACTCCTGTCCGATATGTAGACATGAGCTGCGTACGGATGATCATGCATATGAGAGCTGGAAAGAGAGGGAAAGGGAGGCTGAGGAAGAGCGGAAAGGCGCTGCAAATGCTCTACGAGGAGGTGAATTTATGTAtgtttga
- the LOC135644926 gene encoding uncharacterized protein C26H5.07c-like isoform X2 — protein sequence MPRVDPSTVALPRRLLNFGGFFFVVCFFSSSSVNASVHSYIGKKFAPKGNAFVLHGGSEGLFASLPDPNATAGLGDAFIRFEKITFTRMEQSVENSKSTDPIVVQAIIFEVEDRETIGGSAYGGQRAVCCTPDLAKLGACTQGKVIYRPSSRNPNWPQVLAATFNGKDLVATLPSQSIPITRTGMYNLYFIYCDPALNGLVIDGNTVWKNPTGYLPGRMAPLMNFYGFMSLAFVILGIFWFSQYVRFWREVLPLQNCITFVIALGMFEMTLWYFEYAKFNETGFRPMGITFWAVTFGTVKRTVSRIIILVVSMGFGVVRPTLGGLTSKVIMLGATFFLASEILELVENVGAVSDLAGKARLILVLPVAFLDAFFILWIFTSLSKTLDKLQLYFKSTDVYNEQWQNAWIISAFWQVLSFALLCVIAALWAPSQNSMRYAYSDDGTEDFEREDSLFLIKPGPIPSKDARSSASLMEAKVTVSTNATASHDEDREEDKRE from the exons ATGCCGCGTGTCGATCCCTCCACTGTTGCTCTTCCTCGTCGTCTCcttaatttcggtggtttcttctTCGTCGTCTGCTTCTTCTCATCGTCATCCGTCAACGCCTCGGTGCACAGCTACATTGGCAAGAAGTTCGCGCCCAAGGGCAATGCGTTCGTCCTCCATGGCGGCAGCGAGGGCCTCTTCGCCTCCCTCCCCGATCCCAATGCCACCGCCGGCCTCGGGGACGCCTTCATCCG CTTCGAGAAGATCACTTTCACACGGATGGAGCAATCTGTAGAAAATAGTAAAAGTACTGATCCCATTGTGGTGCAAGCCATCATATTTGAAGTAGAAGATCGGGAGACAATTGGTGGTTCAGCTTATGGTGGTCAGCGAGCTGTTTGCTGCACACCAGATCTGGCAAAATTAGGTGCTTGCACTCAGGGCAAAGTCATCTACCGACCCTCCTCTCGAAACCCTAACTGGCCTCAAGTGCTTGCTGCTACTTTTAATGGAAAGGATCTTGTTGCAACATTGCCATCCCAGAGCATACCCATCACAAGAACTGGGATGTATAACCTGTATTTTATATATTGTGATCCAGCACTCAATGGGTTGGTCATAGATGGGAATACCGTGTGGAAAAATCCCACTGGATACCTTCCAGGAAGAATGGCTCCTCTCATGAACTTTTATGGATTCATGTCTCTTGCATtcgtgatacttggaatattttggtTTTCCCAGTATGTGAGATTTTGGAGGGAGGTTCTTCCACTTCAGAACTGTATAACATTTGTCATCGCATTGGGAATGTTTGAAATGACATTGTGGTATTTTGAGTATGCTAAATTTAATGAAACTGGATTCAGACCAATGGGGATCACCTTTTGGGCAGTAACCTTTGGTACAGTTAAAAGAACAGTGTCACGGATAATTATTCTTGTTGTTTCAATGGGGTTCGGAGTTGTCAGGCCTACTCTGGGAGGTCTCACTTCTAAGGTGATTATGCTTGGAGCAACATTTTTTCTAGCATCTGAGATACTTGAGTTGGTAGAGAATGTTGGTGCTGTAAGCGATCTTGCCGGAAAAGCAAGATTGATTTTGGTTCTTCCTGTGGCATTCTTGGATGCATTTTTTATTCTTTGGATATTTACTTCTCTTTCCAAGACTCTGGACAAACTCCAG CTTTATTTCAAGTCAACTGATGTATATAACGAGCAGTGGCAGAATGCCTGGATTATTTCTGCCTTTTGGCAGGTCCTCTCCTTTGCTCTTCTCTGTGTGATTGCAGCTCTTTGGGCACCCTCTCAAAACTCAATGAG ATATGCTTACTCAGATGATGGAACTGAAGATTTTGAGCGAGAGGATTCACTTTTTCTAATAAAGCCAGGACCAATTCCTTCGAAGGATGCTCGTAGTTCTGCCAGTCTGATGGAGGCTAAAGTAACTGTGAGCACCAATGCTACTGCCTCACACGATGAGGACCGCGAAGAAGATAAAAGGGAGTAG